From the genome of Actinomycetota bacterium, one region includes:
- the cobO gene encoding cob(I)yrinic acid a,c-diamide adenosyltransferase: protein MAKHQDVDVPHRPGDRGSAEPKRRKPRDRPLTIVLTGTGKGKSTSAFGMLMRSWARGHRCGVFQFVKSGKWKVGEEKAARALGGIDWEKMGDGWSWLSRDLDESADMAREGWAEVRRALAEERYEFLLLDEITYPMKWGWIDVGEVVRTVGERPGFQHVIFTGRDAAPELIEAADLVSEVIKVKHPIDAGIRAQQGIEW, encoded by the coding sequence CTGGCCAAGCACCAGGACGTCGACGTCCCCCACCGACCCGGCGACCGGGGCAGCGCCGAGCCCAAGCGCCGCAAGCCGCGCGACCGGCCGCTGACCATCGTCCTCACCGGCACGGGCAAGGGCAAGAGCACGTCGGCGTTCGGGATGCTCATGCGCTCGTGGGCGCGCGGGCACCGCTGCGGGGTCTTCCAGTTCGTCAAGTCGGGCAAGTGGAAGGTCGGGGAGGAGAAGGCCGCCCGCGCGCTGGGCGGGATCGACTGGGAGAAGATGGGCGACGGCTGGAGCTGGCTGTCGCGCGACCTCGACGAGTCCGCCGACATGGCCCGCGAGGGCTGGGCCGAGGTGCGCCGCGCGCTGGCCGAGGAGCGCTACGAGTTCCTCCTGCTCGACGAGATCACCTACCCCATGAAGTGGGGCTGGATCGACGTCGGAGAGGTCGTGCGCACCGTCGGGGAGCGCCCGGGCTTCCAGCACGTCATCTTCACCGGCCGCGACGCGGCGCCCGAGCTCATCGAGGCCGCCGACCTGGTCTCCGAGGTCATCAAGGTCAAGCACCCGATCGACGCCGGGATCCGCGCCCAGCAGGGGATCGAGTGGTGA